The proteins below come from a single Candidatus Cloacimonadota bacterium genomic window:
- a CDS encoding 4Fe-4S dicluster domain-containing protein — protein sequence MLKTIRLEDENTQFLKKVESISGEIITVCDQCGVCSGSCPFTDDMDITPANMMRKVQLGQSDVLETETIWICASCLRCMARCPRGLDLSKVAEALRQINLRTAINHIKVEDISPEEAKRLPAIAYVGAFRKLTG from the coding sequence ATGTTGAAGACAATTAGGCTTGAAGATGAAAACACTCAATTTTTGAAAAAAGTTGAAAGCATTAGTGGTGAAATAATTACCGTTTGTGATCAATGTGGCGTATGTAGCGGTAGCTGTCCATTCACAGATGATATGGATATCACACCAGCAAATATGATGAGAAAAGTTCAACTGGGACAGTCTGATGTATTGGAGACTGAAACAATCTGGATATGTGCTTCGTGCTTGCGATGCATGGCACGCTGTCCTCGCGGATTAGACCTTTCAAAAGTTGCAGAAGCTCTAAGGCAAATAAATCTCCGAACAGCAATTAATCATATCAAAGTGGAAGATATTAGTCCCGAAGAAGCCAAAAGATTGCCGGCTATTGCCTATGTCGGTGCTTTTAGAAAATTAACAGGTTAG